CACGTCCGACTTCGTCACCGGCATCGCGGAGCTGATCGAATACCTGAGCAGCTTCATGACGCTCGCACCCGGCGACGTGATTCTCACCGGCACACCGGAAGGCGTTGTCAACGTCGATGCGAGCGACGAGGTCGTCTGCGAGATCGACGGTCTTGGGCGTCTCGTCAACTTTATCGCGTCGGATGCGGATTTCGGCCGCACGTGAATTCAGGACTCTCTCCATGTCGACCCTGCGTATAGAACATCTGATCGACGGTCGCCCGCAAGCGGGCAGCGACTACTTCGAGACGGTCAATCCCGCGAACCAGCAGGTGCTCGCCGAGGTCGCGCGCGGCACGGCAACCGATGTCGACGCGGCCGTGCACGCTGCGAAAAACGCATTCCCCGCGTGGGCAAGCAAACCCGCTGCCGAGCGCGCGAAGCTGATTCGCCGGCTCGGCGAGTTGATCGCGAAGAACGTCCCGGAGATTTCCGAAGCCGAAACCAACGACACAGGCCAGACGATTTCGCAAACGCGCAAGCAACTGGTGCCCCGCGCAGCCGACAATTTTCAGTACTTCGCGGAGATGTGTACGCGCGTGGATGGCCATACGTACCCCACGGAATCGCATCTGAACTACACGCTGTTTCATCCGGTCGGCGTGTGTGCGCTGATTTCGCCATGGAATGTGCCGTTCATGACCGCGACGTGGAAGGTCGCGCCCTGCCTCGCGTTCGGCAACACGGCGGTGTTGAAGATGAGCGAACTGTCGCCGCTCACCGCCTCGATGCTCGGTCATCTCGCGCTCGAGGCTGGCATTCCCGCTGGCGTGCTGAACGTCGTGCACGGCTACGGCAAAGAAACGGGCGAGCCGCTTGTTGCGCATCCGGACGTGCGCGCCGTGTCGTTCACCGGTTCGACTGTGACGGGCAACCGCATCGTACAGAGCGCGGGGTTGAAGAAATTCTCGATGGAACTGGGCGGCAAATCGCCGTTCGTGATTTTCGACGATGCCGACTTCGAACGCGCGCTCGATGCCGCGGTTTTCATGATCTTCTCGAACAACGGTGAGCGCTGTACAGCCGGTTCGCGGATTCTCGTGCAGCGTTCGATCTACGCGCGTTTTGCCGAGCGCTTCATCGAGCGCGCGAAGCGGCTCACGGTCGGCGATCCGCTAGCCGACAGCACGATCGTCGGGCCGATGATCAGTCAGGCGCATCTTGCGAAGGTGCGCAGCTACATCGAGCTTGGACCGAAGGAAGGTGCGACGCTCGCGTGCGGCGGCATCGATGTGCCGGGGCTTCCGGACGCGTTGCGGCAAGGTAATTTCGTGCCGCCCACGGTATTCGTCGATGTCGACAACCGGATGCGCATCGCGCAGGAAGAGATATTCGGCCCGGTTGCATGTCTGATTCCGTTCGACGATGAAGCGCACGCGGTGCGACTCTCGAACGAGATCGCCTACGGCCTGTCGAGCTACGTGTGGACCGAAAATGCCGGACGCGCGCATCGCGTCGCTGCGGCGATCGAGGCCGGCATGTGCTTTGTCAACAGTCAGAATGTGCGCGATCTGCGTCAACCGTTCGGCGGTACGAAGGCATCGGGTGTCGGGCGTGAAGGCGGCACGTGGAGCTATGAGGTGTTTCTCGAGCCAAAGAACGTGTGCGTGTCGCTTGGGTCGCATCATATTCCGCGCTGGGGGGTATGACGCGATGGGAAAACTCGCACTGGCAGCGAAGATCACACACGTGCCGTCGATGTACCTGTCGGAACTCGATGGTCCGCACAAGGGCTGCAGACAGGCGGCGATCGACGGCCACCATGAGATCGGCCGGCGTTGTCGAGAACTCGGCGTCGACACGATCGTCGTGTTCGACGTGCACTGGCTCGTGAACAGCGACTATCACGTGAACTGCGCGCCGCAATTCGAAGGCTGCTATACGAGCAACGAACTGCCGCACTTCATCCGCAACATGTCGTATGCGTATCCCGGCAACGTCGAACTCGGTCAGCTGATCGCGCAGGTCGCGAACGAAATGGGCGTAAAGAGCCGCGCGCATAGCGACACGACGCTCGAACTCGAATACGGCACGCTGGTGCCGATGCGCTACATGAACGCCGACCAGCACTTCCGCACGGTGTCGGTGGCTGCGTGGTGCATGTGGCACGGCCTTGCGAGCAGCGCGCGCTTCGGCCTCGCGGTGCGCAAAGCGATCGAGGAACGCTACGACGGTACGGTCGCGATTCTCGCGAGCGGTTCGCTCAGTCATCATTTCGCGGACAACGGTCATGCGGAACAGTACATGCACAAGGTGTGGAGTCCGTTTCTCGAACAGATGGACCGCAAGGTCGTCGAACTATGGGAAGCCGGCGACTGGCAGACGTTCTGCGCGATGCTGCCGCTCTACAACGAGAAATGCTGGGGCGAAGGCGGCATGCATGACACCGCGATGCTGCTCGGCGCGCTCGGCTGGGATCGCTACGACGGCCGCGCTGAAGTGATCACGCCATACTTCGGCAGTTCGGGCACCGGCCAGATCAACGCGATTTTTCCGGTCACCGCCCTGCCCGTTTGAACCGCTACCGCCACACCACGAACAGGAGCCCGCGATGCCTCATCTGACGCTCGAATACAGCGCAAATCTCGCCGACGATGTGCAGCTCGACGCGCTTTGTCGCGACCTCGCGCAATGCCTCGACGCGCAGCGCGACGGCGACGCACGTGTTTATCCGACCGGGGGCATCCGCGTTCGCGCGATTCGCTGCGAGCACTATTGCATTGCCGACGGCCGGCCCGGCAGCGCATTCCTGCACGCAAACCTGAAGATGGCCGCGGGCCGCCCGGAAGCCGTCCGCAAAGCGACCGGCGATGCGCTCTTCGACGTGATCAAGCGACGCTTTGCGGATCTGTTCGAACGCGAGGGCCTTGCGCTCTCGCTCGAGATCGGCGAGTTCAGCGAAGCGGGCACATGGAAGCACAACAATCTGCACGCGCGCCTTAAAGGCTAGGGGCCGCACATGCTAGACGAACAGACCATCCGCACGCTTGCCGCGCAACTCGATCAGGCTGAAAAAACGCGCACGCAGTTGCGCCATTTTTCCGCCGCTTATCCGCAGATGACCGTGCAGGACGGCTATGCTATCCAGCGCGCGTGGGTCGAACTGAAGCTCGCCGAAGGACACACGATCAAGGGACGCAAGATCGGGCTCACGTCACGTGCAATGCAGCGCGCGTCGCA
This portion of the Paraburkholderia flava genome encodes:
- the hpaE gene encoding 5-carboxymethyl-2-hydroxymuconate semialdehyde dehydrogenase; this translates as MRIEHLIDGRPQAGSDYFETVNPANQQVLAEVARGTATDVDAAVHAAKNAFPAWASKPAAERAKLIRRLGELIAKNVPEISEAETNDTGQTISQTRKQLVPRAADNFQYFAEMCTRVDGHTYPTESHLNYTLFHPVGVCALISPWNVPFMTATWKVAPCLAFGNTAVLKMSELSPLTASMLGHLALEAGIPAGVLNVVHGYGKETGEPLVAHPDVRAVSFTGSTVTGNRIVQSAGLKKFSMELGGKSPFVIFDDADFERALDAAVFMIFSNNGERCTAGSRILVQRSIYARFAERFIERAKRLTVGDPLADSTIVGPMISQAHLAKVRSYIELGPKEGATLACGGIDVPGLPDALRQGNFVPPTVFVDVDNRMRIAQEEIFGPVACLIPFDDEAHAVRLSNEIAYGLSSYVWTENAGRAHRVAAAIEAGMCFVNSQNVRDLRQPFGGTKASGVGREGGTWSYEVFLEPKNVCVSLGSHHIPRWGV
- the hpaD gene encoding 3,4-dihydroxyphenylacetate 2,3-dioxygenase, whose amino-acid sequence is MGKLALAAKITHVPSMYLSELDGPHKGCRQAAIDGHHEIGRRCRELGVDTIVVFDVHWLVNSDYHVNCAPQFEGCYTSNELPHFIRNMSYAYPGNVELGQLIAQVANEMGVKSRAHSDTTLELEYGTLVPMRYMNADQHFRTVSVAAWCMWHGLASSARFGLAVRKAIEERYDGTVAILASGSLSHHFADNGHAEQYMHKVWSPFLEQMDRKVVELWEAGDWQTFCAMLPLYNEKCWGEGGMHDTAMLLGALGWDRYDGRAEVITPYFGSSGTGQINAIFPVTALPV
- a CDS encoding 5-carboxymethyl-2-hydroxymuconate Delta-isomerase: MPHLTLEYSANLADDVQLDALCRDLAQCLDAQRDGDARVYPTGGIRVRAIRCEHYCIADGRPGSAFLHANLKMAAGRPEAVRKATGDALFDVIKRRFADLFEREGLALSLEIGEFSEAGTWKHNNLHARLKG